taacgtaatcctaaatgaaatcgcagatcaccaccaacaatgttcaggaaattttgaaatcagaactgcttcaattaaaatctttaaaataatgggtgaatatatctaaacaaatgatttcctcttttcaaaaccaatagtTTCtttgttcaaagttcaaaggaattaaaaggaattaatttgcattttttgcttgaataaaaaaaaaggaatttgcaatacgcaaaatcgccagatttaatgccatgacaagtgctgtttgggaacactttaaattgaaatgtgtaaagtctataacttaagtatcaggcgaatctttttggaaatgattttggtgaaaatatggattttaattcaaactgcttcgaaggatgaggatggtgaataaaaagctatGTGAAAATGgttcgtaaaattttttttgtcatgttttgttatttctccagctctaaaaaatacaccatccaaagctaattgggagctgaaagcactGCGTTAGACAAAATATTCGGccaatactccaaaaattgtcccgatattaaaaacaatataacaaaacggaataaatttactgaatggaatacagcaaatgaaacgcacatattatcaacaaacagttatttattgaacaagttacaaaaattggattttaaaagacccgttgagttttaATTCTTtggattaattttgataaaattgagcgggacgattcgagtaaagggaaagaagggaaatgaaaagaaaactaggaaaaaagaaaatggacgccaaattgaacatgataagacgaagtttaccgggtctgctagtattttTATAATAGTGTTACCTATCTGGGGTAAGTTGCAACCAAACGCAAATCAAAGAGACAAACCTCGTTTCAATATGcaggaatatgattgttttgcatcacgcgtttgtaaacattgaaatttcattcatccaaacatttattcttttgatttcagctagtagaattttctgtagtatttttttaccccttaatgtatgcaaaatgcttaagttcagaaaaaaaagtaaaaatcagttttaacagatccaaaaattactgcatttggtgtttcaatgcataatggtttttatgacataaaaagttatcaaaaactataaatttacatacgtttttattcaatttttattaaaaactgactttgttgcaagttacccctttttctaaaaatactgaaaatcgcatgtttttccaaaatttaaaataagaaaccaATATTTCTTCTCACTACGCCAATATAATGTCCcactaaccttaaaacttttgatgcataaagggtaTGATTATCCGAGGACGTGAGTTTTTTTAGAAGccgttgaagttgaaaagtgttgcatgttgccccagttgacggtagttTTATTAACGTTTTTGgatctcatagaaaatttaaaaaatcgggcaataaattgatgtacaaattttgacatttatgatgcaaaaaaaactttacctagtatgacggattggcttaacgATGTCACCTGAAAACTTTATGTTGCTTGTATTATCCAATCCCAACACTGTTGGTGCCAAAATATTTTGCGAATAATCactaaatttataattcagttaccactCTGGGATAAAATGCATCAAATtacaaatcaaagattcacctttcaaACCATGTTTTCATAtattggaatatgattgttttgcatcaggcgtttattaatttacaaaatttatccaTCAAAACATTAGTTTATATGATTTCATATAGTAGAATTTTTGTAGTATATTTTTTATTAgcatcacccaggtggtaaatccttttaagggattgcattccaaggcccGGCGAGCCACCGTTCTCCCCCAGTTTGCtgctctgggtccatgggtgcaattggtgactcatgatactatgtacccctacactataaagtccacctggaacctctggccataattcctaTAGGGACCTAAAACGAAGTCTGTACCCATGACGAAAGATCATACTCGCGAAAGCGCTCCACGGCAATACTCATTTGTTCGTTCTAAACCAGCAAAGACCTTCCCCACTACTGTTACGATTCGCGACTCACAGATAGGCAAtccgttcgccgctactcgAGACTCGAGGCCCACATTCGGCCTCTAGTCACAATTTGAGGCTTAAGGACCGGCGCCTCTCCTCGTGACTCGAGACCCTCTCACGCTCATCCCTCTTGACACAATTCGAGActagaacaactcgcctctcctcgagGCTGGAGATTATCACACACCTAACTTGTTCTccgtctcgactcttcgagactcaGTCTGAAGCCCAACCACTGGGTACCACATGTTTTCGGCACAAGGCTCTCCCAGTCGTGAGTCGATCATATCAGACCGATCAAAACCTGCTCCAACACTaggtcgtcccgcatatcggggtcgcgactacccgatacgcgtgacgacccctccctcttgcaactgagcactggtaccaaggCACCCAGTCGCAACACTTTTGTGCCACACTCGACACGCAGCTCGTCGGCGGGTTGGCTgcaccaagtgtgacgtgtagttctcttggtcTTACGCCTACAGGTGACGAGtctgcagacacgtttccactctgcaccacggggaggtggaactacttcgcagagtccaggttctcgtcaactgtgtggatttcagcggctagactaagCCGCCatgagcttctgggcctgcctctctTTCAATGCCCATCTAGATTTCAGTCAAGCGCTTCTatgcaaatctcgtttttatctttcgcagcgtgtgcccaatccatctccacttacgttcccgactCTCGATTTTTAGCGCCTTTTGAtaacaccggcgatgtagttccacgtttgagatccagtagCCAGACCACCaagttccgcaggcagcgattcacaaaaacttgcagttttcgcgtcgtcaccgaaTATGTGCAcgaagtttcgcacccgtacaacaatacggatttgacgtttgaattgaagattcaaattttagttcgtagagagatctggcgtaagCGCCAGATGCTTCGGAGACtggcaaacgcaaatcgggcttttctgatccgggtttcgatgtctttcttggtaccaccatcaggcgtaatctggatACCAAGATACTGGATGCCCTCCACTTTATTGGCCTATTGTCTCAACCTGGTGTCCACGataaaattgccacactatgaaattgctcttacTTTTTAACCGTTAACCGTTTAACcgttgggtggatttagttcgtagtgcattgtttacaacctgcaagttttaaagtcctgtgatcaaaactcgcggaaatggttccatcgctaaaacttTGGTAATCGCAAATTCACGATCTCGCGAGCGATCAAGCTGTTCGAGGAACGAACGCGGGAAGCGAAgcgcacctttcgtgaccctgGACACgctgaacggacaggtgtacatgaaagagtgcctccagaagtgactgcttcctctcctgaaggcccacaacatcccaacaatcttctggccggatctcGCCTCATGCTACTACTCCAAAGACGTGCTAAAGTGGTATTccaaggattccacggcaatcttcGGTTCGGtacacagtcgatcgatccagtcagaatctcatccattacgattagaaaaaggagcggtgataagatacattccagtctcactccagcagttacagGGATAGGTTTGGACAAGACACCATGcaggaccttgcacgaaaatgcctgtGCTTCGaagagatggactagtttctctgggacttcACGTCGCCtcagagccgcccagatgttttgatggttaagtcggtcgaatgctttttcgaaatcaacgaacaccagcagaagagagtcctggaattcgttgatgtgttccagtattattcgtagcgttgtgatgtggtccacacatgatcgtccggatcggaatccagcttatTAGCGttggagtgtagcgtcgattttctcctggatcctgtccAGGATCaccttgcagagtactttgagagttgtacagatcaaagttatgccacgctaattaccgcactcggtcaggtctcctttcttcgggacctttacaaggataccctgcatccaggcGGCCGGGAATGTTCCGGGAATGGGAATGAGAAACAtgtgtgctgacaaggcagggtcggctttgagcgtctcagcaggaatgcaatcgattccaggtgctCTGTTAGACTTCGTGGCTTTGaatgccgcttctatttcagcctgcgagggcgcttccgagttgacgccattaatgcgacttactgtgggcgcttTGAGCTGCTAATTCTGTTGGCCAActctattcgtgactcggaagagttgttcgtagtgctcagtccatcgtttgagttGAATTGTTCGGTTGGTCAATAtttaactgacctgctcggtcttttagtggcattcttgcattagtccttggaCCACATTGGCCagagagtttgtccaggctctcttgtctcgtctacaagctcgtttaactgcctttttcaGCTCCGCTTATCGTAAGCGGGCAGCTGTTTTGGATAACCCGGtgcatgcctgctcaattccaacTTTCGCCTTtttccgatcatcgaccatcatccaagtttcatccgaaaTCCATTCTTTTCTTCTTCTACAAACTTtgccgagagtaccatggctcttCGTTATTAAGGCATTTTGGATTCCACACCACTGCTCTTCGACTGTTCTGTCTGTCGGCATTTCCAAGGCTCTGGATTCAaactgttcaacgtatgcccctTACTCCTCTAAATTCTACAACTGGCTAACATCGTATCAACATTCGACTTCCTCCTCTCGCCGTTGGACCAGCGaccctcagtcgtatctcaccaaggacgaggtgattgTAATATGCAAAGTTTGCGCTTcatttgttgcggacatcaagaaggctccttctccattttggctcacttgctggcaggagcaacgccaggccgtaggtcgtcaggccgtaggtcgtcaggccgtaggtcgtcaggccgtaggtcgtcaggccgtaggtcgtcaggccgtaggtcgtcaggccgtaggtcgtcaggccgtaggtcgtcaggccgtaggtcgtcaggccgtaggtcgtcaggccgtaggtcgtcaggccgtaggtcgtcaggccgtaggtcgtcaggccgtaggtcgtcaggccgtaggtcgtcaggccgtaggtcgtcaggccgtaggtcgtcaggccgtaggtcgtcaggccgtaggtcgtcaggccgtaggtcgtcaggccgtaggtcgtcaggccgtaggtcgtcaggccgtaggtcgtcaggccgtaggtcatcaggccgtaggtcgtcaggccgtaggtcgtcatgCTACTTAAGATCACATGGCCACATAATAGAGTGAACATTAAGCCAAAAAGAGGTTAAGTTCTTCATAGgagatttaaagttttaattgatttcatTAAAAGTCCATGATTAGCCTTGTTTATGATTTGGGGTTGGTAGCAAATTGACATTAAagcaaattgttttatttgaatagCTAAGGCTTCAGTtagtttatttaaataatttttaaaaaattcaaaaaaaaataatcatatcaCAATAATCATATCACAATAGTAATATCACAAAGTAATATGGAAAtttcccataactttttttgcttattttcgattgctatctttttcaaataaaaggcCTGTgattgaagttgaaaactgtATAATAATCCCACTTAATAATTGTTGTAATTCATGCGGTCGAAAATTATGcagtaattttgtttatatgtcatatattttaattttcataaagaagTTTGAAAGTTACGAAAGATGTTGTAAATATACAGGTGCACTTTAAAAAAAGAAGCATTTCAGCCTCATTCATAAAATAAATGTGAATCAGTAAATGCACAGCAAATGGCATCATTCGAACATGCTACCCTAGTTCATATAACTTTATCGTGGACCGGTTTCGGCGATACGTATTCGCGGTACCGGAACGCTGACCTATGGAAAGTGTCACTTATTGCTTGCAGTTAAACCGGTTCGGGAAGATGAGTTCTAGGGTTTtactttttattgatttgaataTGATTCCTGTTGTTTTATTCTGAGAGATTTGCATAGTAATTTGAATAGTAACAATTAACAGGAATTAATAAACGATTGCATTTTTCTTTCGTTTCAAATCTTGTTTAAAACCTTAGTTgttaattttagttttgttttcatattttttcttaaattttccacTCTCCGTCTAGGTTTGTTGCGGTGGCATTTCCTCCGGTCCGGCCACCAACACCCTGCCGGGGACCAACGAGTGCGGAATCGACCTGGCAGATCGAATCGTAGGGGGACAGGAAACGGAACTGGATGAGTTCCCATGGTTGGCCCTGTTGCAGTACCGGAAGTTGAACGGAGCCACCGGATATCATTGCGGCGGGTCGCTGATTAATGTGCGCTACGTTTTGACCGCTGGCCATTGCTTCAATTCGCGACAGTTCGAAGTGTAAGTATAGATCCAACGTTTTGAAATCAATAAggttagtttaattttttttttcagtattgcTGTACGACTTGGGGAGCACGATGTCTCCAACAACGGCCAGGATTGTAACAGAATTGGTTGTGCCGAGTTGCCCCAGGATTATGGAGTCGAGAAGATCAAGATCCATGAAAACTATCGCCTCGAAAGTCGTGATAATCTAAACGATATCGCTCTGATTCGACTGGATCGTAACGTTCAGTTTACCGATTTCATTCAGCCGGTTTGCCTTCCGGTGTCCAGTTCTGCCAAGAATCGCtatttggttgggaaaaagttAACTGCGGCCGGATGGGGACGCACTGAAACAAGTTAGTACAATCTTTTTATAGAGTATTTTCAACCCAATTTAACAGCTTAATTAACTTCACAGAAAATCATAGCAACGTAAAACTCAAAGTCAACCTGGAGGTGGCGGATGCTCAAAGTTGTTCGGCCGTTTATGCCAGCCAAGAGGTGAACCTCAGAGATACTCAGTTCTGTGCCGGTGGCCTGGCCGGAAAGGATACCTGCTCAGGGGACTCCGGTGGCCCGTTGATGCAACGGTACGGCATCAACTACTTCCTGTACGGTATCGTTAGCTTTGGACCGAACAAGTGTGGCATTCCGGGCGTTCCCGGAGTCTATACCAATGTGCCGAAGTACATCGATTGGATTCAGAAAAATATGGAATAAATGGAAACATACATCTTGTGAAGGACTACTTCAATATTTTGAATGGAAGATTTCaatcaataatcaactttctggaaaaccgcatgaaatttgaactattttttaaagaaaaaacctaattactgaaggtttttttttgtcagttttgtttgtttttgaatttgacaatttcaagtAAAATAAAGTGTGTAAGAATGGATAGCATATGtctgatatttttcaaatcacacGTCTAAATGTATTTCGTTCTCCAacaaaagtgataaatatgttcaaatattataatttcAGAGACTTCCATTGGTGATTCTTATAACTATTTTGAGTTGTCTAAATATGGAATTTCCTAacactttttctttttatttctgaacCTCTAACCTAACatctaaaaaaaagtcttaatactaatgatgaatgatgaaacaTCTGTTTATGCTtttcattcatgttttttttttcttcatttacttATAGAACCTATTAACCATGTTCTATTTTGCAGTCTTTATAAGGtaagttaattaaaaaatatcagtcaTTGAGGGGCAATC
This sequence is a window from Uranotaenia lowii strain MFRU-FL chromosome 3, ASM2978415v1, whole genome shotgun sequence. Protein-coding genes within it:
- the LOC129756443 gene encoding CLIP domain-containing serine protease B4-like, whose protein sequence is MLKDVTTFVAFALAVLQVQPSLSLDQYDPCTTPLGRSGNCVSLAECPQIAAILRKPAPTAQDRNFIQQSRCGSSFDGKPLVCCGGISSGPATNTLPGTNECGIDLADRIVGGQETELDEFPWLALLQYRKLNGATGYHCGGSLINVRYVLTAGHCFNSRQFEVIAVRLGEHDVSNNGQDCNRIGCAELPQDYGVEKIKIHENYRLESRDNLNDIALIRLDRNVQFTDFIQPVCLPVSSSAKNRYLVGKKLTAAGWGRTETKNHSNVKLKVNLEVADAQSCSAVYASQEVNLRDTQFCAGGLAGKDTCSGDSGGPLMQRYGINYFLYGIVSFGPNKCGIPGVPGVYTNVPKYIDWIQKNME